In one window of Jatrophihabitans sp. DNA:
- a CDS encoding arsenate reductase ArsC, with protein sequence MSATPEVLFVCVHNAGRSQMAAALLEHHAAGRVRVHSAGSSPADRLNPAVLEVMDEIGIDLSARSPQRLSEQAVQAADVVVTMGCGDACPVFPGKRYLDWELQDPAGLPPDDVRLIRDDIDRRVRALLQELAG encoded by the coding sequence ATGAGCGCCACGCCAGAAGTGCTGTTCGTCTGCGTTCACAACGCCGGACGTTCGCAGATGGCCGCGGCGCTGCTCGAACATCACGCCGCCGGCCGGGTGCGGGTCCATTCGGCGGGTTCGAGCCCGGCCGACCGGCTCAATCCGGCCGTCCTCGAGGTCATGGACGAGATCGGGATCGACCTGTCCGCGCGCTCGCCCCAGCGGCTGAGCGAGCAGGCCGTGCAAGCCGCCGACGTGGTGGTCACCATGGGCTGCGGAGACGCCTGCCCGGTCTTTCCGGGCAAGCGCTATCTCGACTGGGAGCTTCAGGATCCGGCCGGTCTGCCACCTGATGACGTGCGCCTGATCCGCGACGACATCGACCGGCGGGTCCGCGCCCTGCTTCAGGAGCTGGCCGGCTAG